The following nucleotide sequence is from Mycobacteriales bacterium.
TCCGCCACCGACAAGCTCGCGGCACTGACCCCCGACGGCGGCGAGGCGGCGGCGTGGGAGGCGTTCCTTTCGGCCCGCAAGGCGTTCTCCCGCTCGATGCACGACATCCGGTTGAAGGCCGACGCCGGGGAGGAGTCCGCGGTGAGCGAGCTCGAGAACCTCTCGACCGACCGGCTTGCTGCCGCGGCGGCGGCGGTGGGTGCGAGCTCGTGCGGCGAGACCGGCTGAGGGCGCCCGGCCGCCCCACCGGCGACGGCGGTCGTGGGGTCGGCGGGATTTGAACCCGCACTGGCGTGCTCCTAAGGCACGTGCCTCTGCCGTTGGGCTACGACCCCGTGGTGGACCGATTGTCTCAAGTACCCCCGCTGATGGTGCCGAGTCACAATCTATGGGTCGCGTCGTGGTGACCGGCGGCGCCGGGTTTCTCGGTTCGCACCTGTGCGAGCGGCTGCTTGCCGACGGCCACGAGGTCGTCTGCCTCGACAACTTCCTCACCGGCTCGCCACGCAACGTCGAGCACCTGCTCGGGCACTCCGGCTTCCAGCTCGTCAAGGTCGACGTGACCGGCTACATCCACGTCCCGGGCCCGGTCGACACCGTGCTGCACTTCGCCTCCCCGGCCTCCCCGATCGACTACCTGCAGCTGCCGATCGAGACCCTGAAGGTCGGGTCGATCGGCACGCTTCACACGCTCGGCCTGGCGAAGGAGAAGTCCGCCCGCTATCTGATCGCGTCGACGTCGGAGACCTACGGCGACCCCAAGGTGCACCCGCAGCCGGAAAGCTACTGGGGGCACGTGAACCCGGTCGGCCCGCGCGGGGTGTACGACGAGGCCAAACGCTTCGCCGAAGCGATGACGATGGCCTACCGCCGCTACCACGAGGTCGACACCGCAATCATCCGGATCTTCAACTGCCACGGACCGCGGATGCGACCCAACGACGGCCGGGCGATCCCGACCTTCATCCGCCAGGCGCTCAAGGGCGAGCCGATCACCGTCGCGGGCGACGGCACCCAGACCCGCTCCATCCAGTACGTCGACGATCTCGTCGAGGGCGTGATCCGCATGCTCGCCTCGGGGCATCCGGGCCCGATGAACCTGGGCAACCCGCACGAGATCTCGATGATCGAGCTCGCCTGGGCGGTGCGCGACCTGTGCGTCTCCGACAGCGAGGTCGTCTTCATCCCACGCCCGGAGGACGACCCGACGATCCGCCAGCCCGACA
It contains:
- a CDS encoding UDP-glucuronic acid decarboxylase family protein, with protein sequence MGRVVVTGGAGFLGSHLCERLLADGHEVVCLDNFLTGSPRNVEHLLGHSGFQLVKVDVTGYIHVPGPVDTVLHFASPASPIDYLQLPIETLKVGSIGTLHTLGLAKEKSARYLIASTSETYGDPKVHPQPESYWGHVNPVGPRGVYDEAKRFAEAMTMAYRRYHEVDTAIIRIFNCHGPRMRPNDGRAIPTFIRQALKGEPITVAGDGTQTRSIQYVDDLVEGVIRMLASGHPGPMNLGNPHEISMIELAWAVRDLCVSDSEVVFIPRPEDDPTIRQPDITLAREVLGWEPRVELHDGLQRTIAYFREHPEVLKLDAD